DNA from Drosophila suzukii chromosome 2R, CBGP_Dsuzu_IsoJpt1.0, whole genome shotgun sequence:
GTTCCAGTGGGATATTGCACGGGTGTCATGAACAGTCCCGCTGAGgtgattatatttttaattccaCCAGTTCCGCCTGAGTTCTAAAGGTATCCCAACTCTTCCCCCCAGGTTATGCGATCCTGGTGCAACGAGACTTTGATTGCCCGATACGATCTTGATTTGGGCGAATCAGGACTGGAACTACTGTGGTCGGCCCTTGTCTCCATATTTCTGGTGGGAGGCGCCATTGGATCAGTGGTGGGCGCTACGGTGGCCAACAAGTTCGGAAGGCGCGGTTGCTTCAACATTTGTGGTGTTCTTCTGGCCTTGGCAGCCATTTGCTTCTATGCGTGTCGACCCCTAGATTCCGTAGAGCTACTGCTTCTGGGACGACTCCTAGCTGGATTGGCTGGCGGTCTTATAACGGCCTTCATGCCCATGTGGCACAGTGAGATTTCGTCTCTCTCCCAGCGCAGCACATTGGCACCCCTCTGCCCGATGGGCTTGACCCTGGGTGTGGTGGTGGCCCAGGTTTGTAGCCTTCGCTCGGTGCTTGGAGGTCCCGAGAATTGGCACTTATGTCTGGCCTTCTATGGCCTTCTAGTGGTGGTGTGCTACGCCCCCTTTAGGTGGTATCCCGAGAGCCCAAAGTGGATGTATGTGGTCAAGGGCCACAAGGATGAGGCACGTCGCCAGCTGCAGCAGCTGAGGGGCTACTCAGATGGTAGCGCCTCTCTGCAGGCAGAGATCGATGAAATGGAGCTGGAGGCTGCCTCAAAGGTGGAAGCACTTGGCCTGGTGCAAGTGCTGCGCGATCCTCAATACCGTCTGCCACTGATCATCGTTTGTGCCTTCCTAGGTGGCCAACAGTTGTCGGGCATTAATGCAGTACGTATGGAGAGTCGGACTCCAAAACTTCCTGCTTCATCCCGCTTGTCTTTGCAGATCTTCTTCTATTCGGTCTCAATCTTCCGCAAGGCGGGTCTGTCCATTCAGGCTTCGCAGTGGGCCAACCTGGGTGCAGGTTCCCTGAATTTAGCCACCTCCATGCTGGGCCCCATTCTTCTGGAACGATTGAATCGACGACCACTGATGCTTTTCTCCACATTCTTCTGCACTGTCTTTCTTTTCTTATTTGCCATGATGCTCTATTTTATTGTAAGTAGtgttaaaacaaaatatttatcaagACAGTATAACTCTTACCATTTCAGGAGAGCTTTAGCTGGTTCGCTATGGGCTGCATTGGCTGTATCTTCCTGTACATATTCTTCTTTCAGTTCGGACTGGGTCCCATGCCCTTCTTTATCGGAGCAGGTGGGTTGCAGTTTCCTAAAATTAATCCTTAATCGACGTCattttttttccttatccacagAGTTGTTTGAACTTGCTCCCCGTCCAGCCGCCATGTCACTGGGTAGCGTGGTATACTGGATCTGCAACTTTATCATTGGTATGGCCTTTCCCACGTTGCAGAACGCCTTTGGCGCTCTGGTCTTCTTACCCTTCTCAGTAGCCTGCCTCCTCCTCTTTGTCCTTACAAAACGCTACTTGCCGGAAACGCGTGGTCGTGAGCCTTCCGAGGTGGCTCCCCTTGTCGCCTCCGGTTTTAAGTCTAAAGTTCTCCTCAACCATCATGCAGTGAGCCAAtcataaaccaaaaaaaacatTCTTCCACTCTTGGCCGGAAAACTGATTAAATAAAcgtaaataataaataataataaaacagTTCATGCTTATAATAAGTTTAACCCAGACCGCTGtgctttaataatatttatccTTAAAATAAATGGggttaataattttattttgtcatGATACTATGTGTTCtgtcattaaaaaatattaatttcaaGTTCAGTCTcttaaaaacaccaaaaactTACCTATATATCATTAAaggaaaaacaatttattcGTTATTCAATTGTCAAtactatgtatttaagtcacAAGGTCAGGTCACAAGGCTTCACGTAGAAGTCGAACTGGTAGGTGACATTCTCGTCCTTATCGATGGGACACAAGTTGGTTCATTGCAATCCTCAATACTCACATCAAGGGAATGACGCTTGTTTTGCCTAATAGAAAATCAACAGGTGAGCTTTTTAGTAGGCAATGGTTTTTTCAATAAGTTTAAAAACCTAAAGAGACACCTTTAGacccaaaaatattttttgagaTTTTTGTACATTCGACTACATGTAGTAAATTAAAAACCATGAATTAACTTTAATAGACAAAGCTATTTAAGGCCAAAGTGCAAAGTTAAAGACAGAAAATTACTCACAGCACTGGACATTGGTGGCATTGACTGAGGCTAGAATAAAAGCCAAAGATACAACGATCCGCCAACTATAGTGGGTGTCATAGACTTATGTGAGGGTTTTTCGTAAGctttaatataaatttcaaGCCACTTCAGCGCGATTTTTGTGGCACCTCGTATAGTTTATAGGGTCGGAGCTGTTgacaaaaattaaacaattagGAAGCAGCATCTAACAATCCAATGGATGCAATTCTGAGTTATAAAGTGAAGATAAGCCACAGAACCATAATAATTCTTTGTTCTTAAAAAGGCGCTAATATTGGTCTATTTCTTTTTTGGGCCTGGAAAAAACCCAAACTATTTTCAAAACTGCAGTTTTTTCGCAATTTTGAAAtcgtattttattttcaattatcaTTGATATGGCAAGCATAACGTATATATTATGTATATATACACAAAAGTTCCAAAATAAATTGTGGACACTTTATGTATTATATTTAAACTAAGCATGAAATTTGCTTCCGGAGTCAAATGAAACAAAATactttatttttctaaataGGATTGATCAACGATTGGTTTTTAAAGTCTTTAACTACATTTCTGTTTTTGTATTCTTCGATATTAATGGTGCCTAATTTAATGGAAATTACTTTTAATGCTCTAACTTCTATAGGCCTTCCAGTTCCAACGAACACAAACTTTGAATATACGTCCATAATAGTTTATTTGAATTAATAATTTTAGTAATAATGTAAATTTCATTGAAGCATTTCTCAATTTCGAAGTGGGTAGCTGCAGTTTCTTTCAGAGCTTAGTCGATGGACTTCATCTTGCAGAGGTGATTCACGGGTATCATCTTGACCTCGTCATTTATTTTGCAGACGAGGACGTCACCCTCTTGCTTGGACAGCACTATGCCCACGGATTCGCGCTCCTCGCCGTAGATGACCTTGAATTCATCGCCAC
Protein-coding regions in this window:
- the LOC108010255 gene encoding solute carrier family 2, facilitated glucose transporter member 1 — protein: MDHPKVGELSQERSLSFSESPLMAHKNPKQNEVPQWTWSLKWAAIGSSIGAAVPVGYCTGVMNSPAEVMRSWCNETLIARYDLDLGESGLELLWSALVSIFLVGGAIGSVVGATVANKFGRRGCFNICGVLLALAAICFYACRPLDSVELLLLGRLLAGLAGGLITAFMPMWHSEISSLSQRSTLAPLCPMGLTLGVVVAQVCSLRSVLGGPENWHLCLAFYGLLVVVCYAPFRWYPESPKWMYVVKGHKDEARRQLQQLRGYSDGSASLQAEIDEMELEAASKVEALGLVQVLRDPQYRLPLIIVCAFLGGQQLSGINAIFFYSVSIFRKAGLSIQASQWANLGAGSLNLATSMLGPILLERLNRRPLMLFSTFFCTVFLFLFAMMLYFIESFSWFAMGCIGCIFLYIFFFQFGLGPMPFFIGAELFELAPRPAAMSLGSVVYWICNFIIGMAFPTLQNAFGALVFLPFSVACLLLFVLTKRYLPETRGREPSEVAPLVASGFKSKVLLNHHAVSQS